One Dryobates pubescens isolate bDryPub1 chromosome 33, bDryPub1.pri, whole genome shotgun sequence DNA window includes the following coding sequences:
- the B3GALT6 gene encoding beta-1,3-galactosyltransferase 6 → MKLLRLLCRHKTALGLGGLSLFAVVLLYLAKCTSEGLRPLPASRGLPHNQPAALSPRGARGPPPPAVPPPSREDTAFLAVLITSGPKYSERRSIIRSTWLSGAGRPPHDDVWSRFVIGTAGLGAEELRSLEAEQSRHGDLLLLPELRDSYENLTAKVLATYVWLDQHLDFQFALKADDDTFVRLDVLVEELRAKEPRRLYWGFFSGRGRVKSGGKWKESAWVLCDYYLPYALGGGYVISADLVRYLRLSRDYLNMWQSEDVSLGVWLAPIDVKRVHDPRFDTEYKSRGCNNKYIVTHKQSIEDMLEKHQTLAKEGKLCKEELKLRLSYMYDWAVPPSQCCQRKDGIP, encoded by the coding sequence ATGAAGCTGCTGCGCTTGCTGTGCCGCCACAAGACGGCCCTGGGCCTGGGCGGCCTGTCGCTGTTCGCCGTGGTCCTGCTCTACCTGGCCAAGTGCACCTCCGAGGGCCTGCggcctctgccagcctctcGCGGGCTGCCGCACAACCAGCCCGCGGCGCTGTCGCCTCGGGGTGCCCGGgggccgccgccccccgccgtCCCGCCGCCCTCCCGTGAGGACACGGCCTTCCTGGCCGTGCTGATCACCAGCGGCCCCAAGTACAGCGAGCGCCGCAGCATCATCCGCAGCACGTGGCTCTCGGGCGCCGGGAGGCCGCCTCACGACGACGTCTGGAGCCGCTTCGTGATCGGCACCGCGGGGCTGGGCGCCGAGGAGCTCCGCAGCCTGGAGGCGGAGCAGAGCCGGCACGGggacctcctgctgctgccggaGCTGCGGGATTCCTACGAGAACCTGACGGCCAAAGTCCTGGCCACCTACGTCTGGCTGGATCAGCACCTGGACTTCCAGTTTGCCCTGAAGGCTGACGACGACACCTTCGTGCGCTTGgatgtgctggtggaggagctgaGAGCCAAGGAGCCGCGGCGCCTCTACTGGGGCTTCTTCTCTGGGCGGGGCCGGGTGAAATCGGGAGGCAAATGGAAAGAGAGCGCCTGGGTGCTCTGCGACTACTACCTGCCCTACGCCCTGGGGGGCGGCTACGTGATCTCTGCCGATCTGGTGCGCTACCTGCGGCTCAGCAGGGACTACCTGAACATGTGGCAGAGCGAAGACGTCTCCCTGGGGGTGTGGCTGGCCCCCATCGACGTGAAGAGAGTGCACGACCCTCGCTTTGACACCGAGTATAAGTCGCGGGGTTGCAACAATAAGTACATTGTAACTCACAAGCAGAGCATCGAGGACATGCTGGAGAAGCACCAGACCCTGGCTAAGGAAGGGAAGCTCTGCAAGGAGGAGCTTAAGCTCCGCCTTTCCTACATGTATGACTGGGCAGTGCCTCCCTCACAGTGTTGCCAAAGGAAGGATGGCATCCcctga
- the SDF4 gene encoding 45 kDa calcium-binding protein translates to MMSRQAFLCSLGSLYLSLLFVFLLMDVYARPANNSALKEKAADSKDENEILPPDHLNGVKMEMDGHLNKEFHQEVFLGKEMEEFEEDSEPRRNRKKLMAIFSKVDANSDHKIGAKEMQRWIMEKTDEHFQEAVEENKMHFRAVDPDGDGHVSWDEYKVKFLASKGFNEKEMAEKIRNNEELKIDEETQEVLDNLKDRWYQADNPPPDLLLNEEEFLSFLHPEHSRGMLKFMVKEIIRDLDQDGDKKLTLSEFISLPVGTVENQQAQDIDDDWVKDRRKEFEEVIDANHDGIVTMEELEEYMDPMNEYNALNEAKQMIAVADENQNHHLELEEILKYSEYFTGSKLMDYARNVHEEF, encoded by the exons atgaTGTCAAGGCAGGCCTTCCTCTGCAGTTTGGGCTCTCTCTATTTGTCCCTGCTCTTTGTGTTCCTCCTGATGGATGTTTATGCCAGGCCTGCAAACAACTCTGCCCTCAAAGAgaaggcagctgacagcaaagaTGAGAATGAGATCTTGCCCCCAGACCACTTGAACGGGGTCAAGATGGAGATGGATGGACACCTCAACAAGGAGTTTCATCAGGAAGTCTTCCTGGGGAAAGAGATGGAAGAGTTTGAGGAGGATTCAGAGCCCAGAAGGAACAGGAAGAAGCTCATGGCCATCTTTTCCAA GGTGGATGCAAACAGTGACCACAAGATAGGGGCCAAGGAGATGCAGCGCTGGATCATGGAGAAGACAGATGAGCACttccaggaggctgtggaggagaACAAGATGCACTTCCGAGCTGTGGACCCTGATGGGGATG GCCATGTGTCCTGGGATGAGTACAAAGTCAAATTCTTGGCCAGCAAAGGCTTCAACGAGAAGGAGATGGCAGAGAAGATCAGGAACAATGAGGAGCTGAAGATAGATGAAGAAA cccaggaggttctggATAACCTGAAGGACAGGTGGTACCAAGCTGACAACCCTCCTCCTGACCTGCTCTTGAATGAAGAGGAGTTCTTGTCCTTCCTCcatccagagcacagcagggggATGCTGAAGTTCATGGTGAAGGAAATCATCAGAGATTTGG ATCAGGATGGAGATAAGAAGCTCACCCTTTCAGAGTTCATTTCCTTGCCTGTTGGGACTGTGGAGAACCAGCAGGCTCAGGATATTGATGATGACTGGGTGAAAGACAGAAGGAAGGAGTTTGAGGAGGTCATTGATGCTAACCACGATGGCATTGTCAccatggaggagctggag GAATACATGGATCCCATGAATGAATACAATGCCCTGAATGAGGCCAAGCAGATGATAGCAGTGGCAGATGa